A portion of the Granulosicoccus antarcticus IMCC3135 genome contains these proteins:
- a CDS encoding DUF3461 family protein produces the protein MKHENNRIRAFLKETPMSAILAEKVTQYAALAEMGIFRVNEISNYSLRQDGPDKDVLRVIYKRAKGSLLPFSRKYKFGRSVKTVVVDGGTSRMERTYEISPFLLKAVAELEDLLVFNQYGPTEPSTSNKDLKASLMAEINVLKQLINQSIRAESMGAVNAKLDSVRRHIDAL, from the coding sequence GTGAAGCACGAAAACAACCGCATACGTGCATTTTTGAAGGAAACACCAATGTCTGCAATCCTGGCTGAAAAAGTCACCCAATACGCCGCACTGGCTGAGATGGGTATTTTCCGCGTCAACGAAATATCCAATTACAGTTTGCGTCAGGATGGACCCGACAAAGATGTTCTGCGGGTGATTTACAAGCGTGCCAAGGGCTCTCTGCTGCCGTTTAGCCGTAAATACAAATTTGGCCGTTCGGTGAAAACCGTCGTTGTTGACGGCGGTACATCACGTATGGAACGCACCTACGAGATTTCACCTTTCCTGCTCAAGGCAGTGGCTGAGCTCGAAGATTTGTTGGTATTCAATCAATATGGACCCACTGAGCCGTCCACGTCTAATAAAGATCTGAAGGCGAGTCTCATGGCTGAAATCAATGTATTGAAGCAATTGATCAACCAGTCAATTCGAGCTGAAAGTATGGGCGCCGTGAATGCCAAGCTAGACAGCGTGCGTAGACATATTGACGCGCTGTAA
- a CDS encoding helix-turn-helix domain-containing protein, producing MHKRDVASLFRKRLRLLIASEKQSTAAFLRDTGMDRSALSQFLDESSDRLPRAEALRRIAVARGVSVDWLLGLENAPEGRQVVTSSVQIEQMQDEHGTSPLEHWRNEAWGHKLRYVPSTLPDMLSLANAGDTERTGDPVGDPIHGNDHARASGAENVLEGLMPGDLDIEIAMPIQTLEDLANQSGLFKNTPPDTCRRQLQHMARICQTSYPALRLHLYDGTTTFSAPFTVYGKLRVAIYIGESYLVITAREQITSFVQRFDELVRRTLVSPDQSHETLRKLSDTVQHKQ from the coding sequence ATGCATAAACGTGATGTCGCTAGTCTCTTTCGAAAACGCCTCCGATTACTCATTGCCAGTGAGAAACAAAGCACGGCGGCTTTTCTTCGTGACACGGGAATGGATCGTTCTGCCCTTAGTCAGTTTCTCGATGAGAGCAGTGATCGGCTGCCTCGTGCCGAAGCCTTGCGACGCATAGCGGTAGCTCGAGGTGTCTCTGTTGACTGGCTACTGGGTCTGGAGAATGCTCCTGAAGGCCGACAAGTAGTTACCTCCAGCGTACAGATAGAACAGATGCAGGATGAGCACGGCACCTCACCGCTTGAGCACTGGCGAAATGAAGCCTGGGGTCACAAGCTGCGCTACGTGCCCTCGACATTACCCGACATGCTAAGCCTGGCCAATGCCGGTGACACGGAACGCACCGGGGACCCAGTCGGGGACCCTATTCATGGCAATGATCATGCGCGTGCAAGTGGTGCTGAAAACGTGCTGGAAGGCCTGATGCCCGGTGATCTGGATATCGAAATTGCCATGCCTATTCAGACGCTGGAAGATCTGGCCAATCAATCCGGCCTGTTCAAAAACACACCGCCGGACACCTGCCGACGCCAATTGCAACACATGGCGCGTATCTGCCAGACAAGTTATCCAGCATTGCGACTTCATCTCTATGATGGAACGACGACGTTTTCTGCACCATTCACCGTATACGGCAAGCTGCGCGTCGCTATCTATATTGGTGAGTCCTACCTGGTTATTACCGCACGAGAACAAATAACCAGCTTCGTTCAACGTTTTGACGAGCTCGTCCGCCGCACTCTGGTAAGCCCAGATCAGTCTCACGAGACATTGCGCAAATTGAGTGACACAGTGCAACACAAACAGTGA
- a CDS encoding fatty acid desaturase, whose protein sequence is MPIRPFIPLRSHDVEWPTLIVLAGCYGAYGVVTWAASGLGPVVSVVLLAVILALHSSLQHEVIHGHPFGNKTGNALLVFPPIGLFVPYQRFRDTHLAHHRDSFLTDPYDDPESSYLDLLVLHRLPRSLQYLFRLNNTLFGRMLLGPVMGLSQFYYTDCKRILRREKGVIRAYIYHLLGLAMVIDWLGSFASMSVGMYILAAYLGMSILKIRTYLEHQANESAPGRTAVVNDRGPLAWLFLYNNFHSVHHLHPRLPWYRLSAFFDKHRAALLVRNEHYFYASYTEVFRRYLWCEKDSVAHPLWSFHNRTLPVDMTGDNVHETKP, encoded by the coding sequence ATGCCAATTCGTCCCTTCATACCGTTGAGATCACACGACGTTGAATGGCCCACACTGATTGTTCTTGCAGGATGCTACGGCGCCTACGGTGTTGTCACGTGGGCCGCCTCTGGCTTGGGACCGGTAGTGTCTGTCGTTCTACTAGCCGTCATTCTGGCGTTGCATTCCTCACTACAGCACGAAGTGATTCACGGCCATCCTTTCGGAAACAAGACAGGCAATGCTTTGTTGGTGTTTCCGCCTATTGGTCTCTTCGTGCCGTATCAACGATTTCGGGATACGCACCTGGCACACCACCGGGACAGCTTCCTGACTGACCCATACGATGATCCTGAGAGTTCGTATTTAGACCTGCTAGTGCTGCATCGACTGCCGCGTTCGCTTCAGTACCTGTTTCGGCTGAACAACACCTTGTTTGGACGAATGCTGCTTGGTCCCGTCATGGGGCTCTCTCAGTTCTATTACACCGACTGCAAACGCATTCTGAGGCGCGAGAAAGGAGTAATCCGTGCCTATATTTACCATCTGCTTGGGCTCGCGATGGTGATTGACTGGCTTGGAAGTTTTGCAAGTATGAGTGTCGGGATGTACATCCTCGCGGCCTACCTTGGTATGTCGATCCTGAAAATCCGCACCTATCTCGAGCATCAGGCGAATGAGTCCGCTCCCGGGCGTACGGCCGTGGTCAACGATCGTGGCCCGCTAGCATGGCTCTTTCTATACAACAACTTTCATAGCGTGCACCACCTGCATCCCAGATTACCCTGGTACCGACTGTCCGCATTTTTTGACAAACACCGTGCAGCCTTGCTGGTTCGCAACGAGCACTACTTCTATGCCTCCTATACCGAGGTATTCAGGCGATACCTCTGGTGCGAGAAAGACAGTGTTGCCCATCCATTGTGGTCCTTTCACAACAGGACCCTGCCTGTCGATATGACTGGAGACAACGTCCATGAGACAAAGCCATGA
- a CDS encoding putative bifunctional diguanylate cyclase/phosphodiesterase has product MIDDISLVALLPDSAVRLSIVDFVNRLTIISAVSTFMGIATFFTLLRPLVLRPLIRLRQLAMEIGVKSQQDISHAYVDIKRQDEIGDLSRAFKDTSERLQVSMDELQVSHAQIETLAYRDALTGLANRRLFNQVAEERIIRASELGQELCVLFLDLDDFKMINDTQGHKAGDRLLETVSKRLLACLEVTVPEPGCIQGSGRSCNTIARMGGDEFIALLSHSENGNEGEQAASKILQAMAQPIALNGHEFVVSTSIGIALYPTHADNVDDLVKCADAAMYEAKRLNKNNYRTYGSSIQQTLEDRMKLELSLRQAMSKNELSLFFQPQYAVEDMELVGAEVLLRWNHPERGMVPPDVFIPIAEERGLIGEIGTWVLDEACRQWKEWQTSGIALDQIAVNVSARQFAHGNIPQIVDELLQRYDMPASALELELTESCLIEAPQEMFNTLSELRARGIAIAMDDFGTGYSSLSTIATMPVDTLKIDRSFITNLTIGSPNEKIVTAILMLANSLEMQVVAEGVEQKGELDFLRSKQCHIAQGYYMARPLCVQGMTALLRERAETRYKRSA; this is encoded by the coding sequence ATGATTGATGATATCTCTCTAGTTGCATTATTGCCTGACTCGGCGGTAAGGCTCAGTATTGTTGATTTTGTCAACAGACTGACGATCATCTCGGCGGTGAGTACCTTTATGGGTATCGCAACGTTTTTCACACTCCTGCGACCTCTGGTATTGCGACCCTTGATCAGACTTCGCCAGCTGGCTATGGAGATTGGCGTCAAGAGTCAACAAGACATATCACATGCTTACGTAGATATAAAGCGTCAAGATGAAATTGGTGATCTGTCCAGAGCGTTCAAAGACACCAGTGAACGCCTGCAAGTGTCAATGGATGAGTTGCAGGTCTCACACGCGCAGATAGAAACGCTGGCTTATCGAGATGCGCTGACCGGCCTGGCAAACCGCCGATTGTTCAATCAGGTGGCTGAAGAGAGGATCATTAGGGCATCCGAGCTCGGTCAGGAGCTATGCGTCCTGTTCCTGGATCTTGATGATTTCAAGATGATCAATGACACGCAGGGGCACAAGGCGGGCGACAGGCTGTTGGAAACTGTCAGCAAAAGATTGCTTGCCTGTCTCGAAGTTACCGTTCCCGAGCCTGGATGCATCCAGGGCTCGGGCAGAAGCTGTAATACTATTGCCCGTATGGGAGGCGATGAATTTATCGCTTTATTGTCTCATTCGGAGAACGGTAATGAGGGGGAGCAGGCTGCGTCGAAAATTCTGCAAGCCATGGCTCAGCCAATAGCCCTGAACGGACATGAGTTTGTAGTGAGTACCAGTATAGGCATTGCCTTGTACCCCACGCATGCCGATAACGTTGACGACCTGGTCAAGTGTGCTGATGCTGCCATGTATGAGGCGAAGCGTCTTAACAAGAACAACTATCGAACCTATGGCAGTTCTATTCAGCAAACGCTTGAGGATCGCATGAAGCTGGAGCTATCCCTGCGGCAGGCTATGTCAAAGAACGAATTGTCACTTTTCTTCCAACCTCAGTATGCAGTCGAAGATATGGAGCTGGTTGGAGCAGAGGTCCTGTTGCGCTGGAATCATCCCGAGAGAGGCATGGTGCCGCCAGATGTTTTCATTCCGATTGCCGAAGAGCGTGGCTTGATAGGCGAGATCGGTACATGGGTTCTGGATGAAGCCTGTCGTCAATGGAAGGAATGGCAAACCAGTGGTATTGCACTGGACCAGATTGCCGTAAACGTCTCGGCTCGGCAATTCGCGCATGGCAATATTCCACAAATCGTTGATGAGCTACTGCAACGATACGACATGCCTGCAAGTGCACTTGAACTTGAGTTGACAGAAAGCTGTCTCATTGAAGCCCCGCAAGAGATGTTCAATACTCTGAGTGAGCTGAGAGCGCGCGGAATTGCCATCGCCATGGATGATTTCGGAACCGGTTATTCTTCGCTGAGCACCATTGCAACGATGCCGGTCGATACATTGAAAATAGACCGAAGCTTCATCACCAACTTAACTATCGGCTCTCCTAATGAAAAAATCGTGACAGCTATTCTGATGCTTGCCAATAGCCTGGAAATGCAGGTTGTGGCAGAAGGCGTTGAGCAGAAAGGCGAGCTGGACTTCCTGCGAAGCAAGCAGTGCCATATCGCGCAGGGCTATTACATGGCACGTCCGTTGTGCGTACAGGGCATGACGGCTTTGCTGCGCGAACGAGCCGAAACCCGCTACAAGCGATCAGCCTGA
- a CDS encoding IS1182 family transposase has protein sequence MTISYRTYVAEQDLLLPPSLQEWLPEGHLAYFISDTVDVLDLSAFHARYEKGGPRNQPFHPAMMVKVLLYGYSTGVFSSRKLARKLHEDVAFRVLAANNFPAHRTLCDFRALHLEELAELFVQVVRLANECGLIKLGTVAVDGTKLKANASRHKAMSYGHMLKAESDLKEQIKSLLEKAKATDAAEKHEPDLNIPDEIKRREKRLATITAAKERLEARQREADREKGRSEDDDQQPRNPDGSAKRGPKYKRKFGTPEDKAQENFTDPDSRIMKHSNGGFDQSYNGQTAVDAENQIIVAAELTQNAADSAELPVMLDAVKGNLQDLPEQTLADAGYRSEAVLEQLSELATNVTMALGREGRGNLSVNTVKYPHTAQMAEKLQTPVAQQLYRQRKHIVEPPYGWIKSVLGFRQFSLRGLDKVSCEWKLVCAALNLRRMAYL, from the coding sequence ATGACTATCAGTTACCGAACATACGTCGCTGAGCAGGACTTACTTCTGCCACCGTCCCTGCAAGAATGGCTGCCGGAAGGACATCTTGCCTACTTTATTAGCGATACGGTGGATGTGCTGGATCTGTCAGCCTTTCACGCTCGTTACGAGAAAGGCGGTCCGCGTAACCAGCCGTTTCATCCGGCCATGATGGTCAAGGTACTGCTGTATGGCTATTCCACTGGCGTATTCTCATCGCGCAAGCTGGCGCGTAAGCTACATGAGGATGTTGCGTTCAGAGTTCTGGCGGCGAACAATTTTCCAGCTCACCGTACGCTCTGTGATTTCAGGGCCCTTCATTTGGAAGAGCTCGCCGAATTGTTTGTGCAGGTGGTTAGGCTGGCTAATGAGTGCGGTCTGATCAAGCTGGGCACGGTGGCGGTGGACGGCACCAAACTTAAAGCGAATGCTAGTCGTCATAAGGCGATGAGCTATGGGCATATGCTCAAGGCTGAGTCAGACCTGAAAGAACAAATCAAATCATTGCTGGAGAAAGCTAAAGCCACTGATGCTGCCGAGAAGCATGAACCGGATCTGAATATTCCTGACGAGATAAAACGGCGTGAGAAGCGTCTTGCCACGATTACTGCTGCCAAAGAGCGACTGGAAGCTCGCCAACGAGAAGCGGATCGAGAGAAAGGGCGAAGTGAGGATGACGATCAACAACCGCGCAATCCGGATGGTTCGGCCAAACGTGGGCCAAAATACAAGCGAAAATTTGGCACCCCCGAAGACAAGGCTCAGGAAAACTTCACCGATCCTGATAGTCGCATCATGAAACACAGCAATGGTGGATTCGATCAAAGCTACAATGGCCAGACAGCTGTGGATGCTGAAAACCAGATTATTGTCGCTGCCGAGCTGACACAGAATGCAGCGGACAGTGCAGAACTGCCCGTGATGCTTGATGCTGTGAAAGGCAATCTGCAAGACTTGCCAGAGCAGACGCTGGCTGATGCAGGTTATCGAAGTGAAGCGGTGTTGGAACAGCTATCAGAGCTGGCAACGAATGTGACCATGGCACTGGGGCGTGAAGGTCGCGGCAACCTCAGTGTTAACACCGTGAAGTATCCTCACACTGCACAAATGGCTGAGAAGCTGCAAACCCCAGTGGCTCAACAATTGTATCGACAACGCAAACATATCGTTGAACCGCCCTATGGCTGGATCAAGTCAGTGCTCGGCTTCCGTCAGTTCAGTCTGCGTGGGCTAGACAAGGTGAGTTGTGAGTGGAAGCTGGTGTGCGCAGCATTGAATTTGAGGCGAATGGCGTATCTGTGA
- a CDS encoding recombinase family protein — protein sequence MQLGYVRVSKANGNQSTDLQHDALLAAGVEVSRIYTDKMSGRHDQRPGLDACLKSLRSGDTLVVWKLDRLGRNLRHLVELVETLCDQGIGLQVLTGQGAAIDTTKPEGKLVFGIFAALAEFERELIVERTKAGLVAARARGRTGGRPRKMTPSKIRMAMAAMADPNAKANLIAEELGITTSTLYEYVGSGGRAKKVALDVLEMQPEET from the coding sequence ATGCAGCTGGGATATGTTCGCGTCTCAAAGGCCAATGGCAACCAAAGCACAGATTTGCAGCACGATGCGTTGCTAGCGGCTGGCGTCGAGGTATCGCGGATCTACACCGACAAGATGAGCGGTCGGCATGACCAACGCCCTGGACTGGACGCGTGCCTGAAATCCCTGCGAAGCGGCGACACCCTGGTGGTATGGAAGCTCGATCGCTTAGGGCGCAATCTGCGCCACCTGGTCGAGCTGGTCGAGACACTGTGCGATCAGGGCATTGGCCTGCAGGTGCTGACCGGGCAAGGCGCAGCGATCGACACCACCAAGCCTGAAGGAAAGCTGGTCTTCGGCATCTTTGCAGCCCTGGCTGAGTTCGAGCGAGAGCTCATTGTTGAGCGGACGAAGGCTGGACTCGTAGCAGCAAGAGCAAGAGGGCGCACCGGTGGAAGACCACGAAAAATGACGCCATCCAAGATCCGTATGGCCATGGCGGCGATGGCAGACCCGAATGCCAAGGCGAATTTGATCGCTGAAGAGTTGGGTATTACCACCTCTACGCTCTATGAATACGTGGGCAGCGGCGGCAGAGCTAAGAAAGTCGCGCTAGATGTACTAGAAATGCAACCTGAAGAGACTTAG
- a CDS encoding aldose 1-epimerase family protein — protein sequence MHTIKNKNIEATINPVGAELSSLKINEREYLWHGDEKYWSGRAPILFPIVGALKEGRMSYQGADYQMGRHGFAKHATFECIASSSTSISMRLQSDSLTLQQYPWQFELLVHFILNDSGMDIRYEVINRDDKPMLFTIGSHPAFALDINDPAELADYTIMIDQSEPLHRYDLYESGLLNTVAEPHASEFSLSETLFNNDALVFRDITAESVKLSHKGQTMLTVNTGGAPHLGIWSKPGAPYVCIEPWLATCDFADSDNQFENKPDLKSLEPGDTYEHSIGIVFPKSD from the coding sequence GTGCACACAATCAAGAACAAGAACATTGAAGCGACAATCAACCCCGTTGGAGCTGAACTAAGCAGTCTGAAAATCAACGAGCGCGAATATTTATGGCACGGTGATGAAAAATACTGGAGTGGCAGGGCACCCATACTGTTTCCGATCGTCGGTGCATTGAAAGAAGGGCGCATGAGCTATCAAGGCGCAGACTACCAGATGGGCAGGCACGGTTTTGCAAAACACGCAACGTTTGAATGCATAGCGAGTTCATCGACATCCATCTCAATGCGCTTGCAATCTGACAGCCTGACGCTGCAACAGTACCCATGGCAATTTGAATTATTGGTGCATTTCATCCTGAACGATTCAGGTATGGACATTCGTTACGAAGTCATCAATAGAGATGACAAACCAATGCTGTTCACCATAGGGTCACATCCGGCCTTTGCGTTGGATATCAACGATCCGGCAGAACTTGCGGACTACACCATTATGATTGATCAGAGCGAACCTTTACACCGATACGATCTCTATGAATCAGGCCTGCTGAATACCGTTGCCGAGCCTCATGCAAGCGAGTTCTCATTGAGTGAGACCCTTTTTAACAATGACGCCTTGGTATTTCGAGATATAACGGCGGAGTCGGTCAAGCTCAGCCACAAAGGGCAGACTATGTTGACTGTCAATACCGGTGGTGCCCCACATTTGGGTATCTGGTCGAAGCCCGGGGCGCCGTATGTTTGCATAGAGCCCTGGCTTGCTACCTGCGACTTTGCCGATTCAGATAATCAATTTGAGAACAAGCCAGATCTGAAAAGCCTTGAGCCGGGCGATACGTACGAACACAGTATCGGAATTGTTTTCCCCAAGTCCGATTGA
- a CDS encoding aromatic amino acid lyase gives MIASLPMYDRPETRGAFENMNPEPPVLVLDGNGLSCASLVAAIEQKAGVELTDEAWLRVSKAREVVEHITSSGIAAYGINTGVGSQKDHAVPTAALAEFNRRLVRAHATRVPGPSLSEGIVRGALIVLLNGFAKGYSGVSEELVKVIIGKLAEGKFPTIDAGGTVGASDLVPLAQIADWLISSEQAQASGLPKAKETLSLINSNAVSLTVGALQLVELKNLTWAQELAAATSMEGFRCNLDAISEIVNKVHIRPGQTRVADRLRTFLQGSRLWSKGEARLLQDPLSFRCISQIHGAVEEVVLNAEEILTQELNSLADNPVVDHDSFAAFSNGNMDTTRHTLALDQVRQGLAKITDISGERIHKLQWTAFSGLPTGLAAEDSAIGGVQFLNLGHIAASLITSVKIWAQPQLLIAIGQLADGVEDTAGNAFHAVHDLQRQIDAAWTIAAIELSIATWSIQRRGLSEANLGVAVRDVVQSILPLLPVGVEGIEVFDLSIVRNALKNR, from the coding sequence ATGATTGCTAGCCTGCCCATGTACGATCGTCCAGAAACCAGAGGTGCTTTCGAAAATATGAACCCTGAACCTCCAGTACTGGTTCTCGATGGCAACGGCCTGAGCTGTGCATCACTGGTTGCTGCCATTGAGCAAAAGGCCGGTGTAGAACTGACTGACGAGGCCTGGTTACGAGTATCGAAAGCTCGAGAAGTCGTTGAACATATAACATCGAGTGGTATCGCGGCTTACGGCATCAACACCGGCGTCGGCTCACAGAAGGATCACGCAGTACCTACTGCTGCACTCGCGGAGTTCAACCGCCGACTAGTCCGCGCTCACGCGACCCGAGTACCTGGCCCATCCTTGAGCGAAGGTATTGTCAGAGGGGCACTCATCGTTTTGTTGAACGGTTTTGCCAAAGGCTATTCAGGTGTTAGCGAGGAATTGGTGAAAGTGATTATCGGCAAGCTTGCCGAAGGCAAATTCCCCACCATTGATGCCGGTGGAACGGTTGGCGCATCCGACCTGGTCCCGTTGGCGCAGATAGCAGACTGGCTCATCTCGTCTGAACAGGCACAGGCATCCGGTCTGCCAAAAGCCAAGGAGACACTGTCTTTGATCAACAGCAATGCGGTGAGTCTGACTGTCGGCGCACTGCAACTGGTGGAATTGAAAAACCTGACCTGGGCACAGGAGCTGGCCGCCGCAACGTCAATGGAAGGGTTTCGTTGTAATCTCGATGCAATCAGCGAGATCGTCAACAAGGTACATATCAGACCGGGCCAGACGCGAGTGGCTGACAGACTACGAACCTTTCTCCAGGGCAGCAGGCTCTGGAGCAAGGGCGAGGCGCGACTGCTGCAGGATCCGCTCAGCTTCCGGTGTATTTCACAAATACACGGTGCGGTAGAGGAGGTGGTCTTGAACGCAGAGGAAATATTGACGCAAGAGCTAAACAGTCTGGCTGACAACCCTGTTGTCGATCATGACTCGTTCGCAGCATTTTCGAATGGCAATATGGATACGACACGCCATACCCTGGCGCTAGATCAAGTGCGGCAAGGTTTGGCGAAAATCACCGATATTTCCGGTGAGCGTATACACAAGTTGCAGTGGACGGCATTCTCGGGACTACCGACGGGTCTCGCCGCTGAGGATTCAGCGATCGGTGGTGTGCAGTTTCTCAACCTTGGCCATATCGCCGCTTCATTGATCACCTCGGTTAAAATCTGGGCACAACCGCAATTGTTGATAGCTATTGGTCAGTTAGCTGATGGAGTGGAGGATACTGCTGGCAACGCGTTTCACGCCGTACATGATTTGCAGCGACAGATTGATGCAGCCTGGACTATCGCTGCCATTGAGCTGTCTATTGCCACTTGGTCAATACAACGCCGAGGGTTGTCGGAGGCCAATCTGGGAGTGGCAGTTCGTGATGTTGTGCAATCCATCCTGCCGTTACTGCCCGTCGGTGTGGAAGGAATTGAGGTTTTTGATTTATCGATTGTTCGTAACGCTCTGAAAAATCGATGA